From Planctomycetia bacterium, one genomic window encodes:
- a CDS encoding tetratricopeptide repeat protein, which yields MRDSVAGVDMIRIPAWANPLGCFAFAVIAFMGLSGAAAAADEDLKACQQKDTPAVSIPACTRLIDSGEESGDFLGTLYALRALADVRAGDYAKAVADLTEVLRLKPHAPERAYYFSFRALSHFYAGEYAQAISDYNTCIRLKPKESFGYNGRAYVYLKLKNYDAAMKDYDAALKRDPKSAQSLYGRGLVKRAKGDATGADADMSKAKEIQSDVAAGFVHDGVDAPP from the coding sequence TTGCGCGACTCAGTTGCAGGTGTCGACATGATCCGAATTCCGGCTTGGGCCAATCCGCTCGGTTGTTTCGCTTTTGCGGTGATCGCATTCATGGGGTTGTCCGGCGCGGCCGCTGCCGCCGACGAGGATTTGAAGGCGTGCCAACAAAAAGATACGCCGGCAGTCAGCATTCCCGCCTGCACCAGGCTTATCGACTCCGGCGAGGAGAGCGGCGACTTCTTGGGAACGCTCTACGCTCTGCGCGCGCTCGCGGACGTCAGAGCTGGCGACTACGCCAAGGCCGTCGCGGACCTGACCGAAGTGCTTCGGCTGAAGCCGCACGCCCCCGAGCGCGCGTACTATTTCAGCTTCAGGGCGCTCTCCCATTTCTACGCGGGCGAGTACGCCCAAGCGATCTCCGACTACAACACCTGCATCCGGCTGAAGCCAAAGGAGTCGTTCGGCTATAACGGGCGTGCCTACGTCTATCTGAAGCTCAAGAACTATGATGCGGCGATGAAGGATTACGACGCGGCTCTGAAGCGCGATCCGAAAAGCGCGCAGTCGCTCTACGGGCGGGGCCTCGTCAAACGGGCCAAGGGTGACGCCACCGGCGCCGATGCCGATATGAGCAAGGCCAAAGAGATTCAGAGCGACGTTGCGGCGGGGTTCGTTCACGACGGCGTGGATGCGCCGCCCTAA
- a CDS encoding DUF4360 domain-containing protein — translation MKAFLMGAVALSALAAVPARADDIALGIPGYGGSGCPAGSVSTTLSPDFKTLSLIFDQYEVAAGGTTGRSYDRKSCNVAIPVHVPNGYSISVFSVDYRGFNHLPSGATSQFNVEYFFAGGRGPSFRRSFRGVLESDYFINNQLSAESLVWSPCGVDVNLRTNASLRVNTVANREASATVDSEDVNAGIIYHVQLRRCS, via the coding sequence ATGAAAGCTTTCTTGATGGGTGCGGTTGCACTGAGCGCTTTGGCGGCGGTTCCCGCGCGCGCAGACGATATTGCCTTGGGCATTCCCGGTTATGGCGGCTCGGGCTGTCCGGCCGGTTCGGTTTCGACGACGCTGAGCCCCGACTTCAAAACGCTCAGCTTGATTTTTGACCAGTATGAAGTCGCCGCCGGCGGCACCACGGGACGGTCCTACGACCGCAAGTCGTGCAACGTCGCGATCCCGGTGCATGTGCCGAACGGCTACAGCATTTCAGTTTTCTCGGTCGACTATCGCGGGTTCAATCACCTACCCTCCGGCGCGACATCGCAATTCAACGTTGAGTACTTCTTCGCCGGCGGGCGCGGACCTTCGTTCCGCCGTTCGTTCCGGGGCGTGCTTGAGTCCGACTACTTTATCAACAACCAGCTCTCGGCGGAAAGCCTTGTCTGGTCGCCATGCGGCGTCGACGTGAACCTGCGCACGAACGCAAGTTTGCGCGTCAACACGGTTGCGAACCGTGAAGCCAGCGCCACGGTCGACTCCGAAGACGTAAATGCTGGGATCATCTACCACGTTCAGCTGCGCCGCTGCTCGTAA
- a CDS encoding DUF4360 domain-containing protein, with translation MSMKRLAALGLVTLAGVSSAFADSDDRERREKQKEVRALRGRVVESQGCPAGTFNIVTSPDGGAISVLFDNFAVNGTEANGGFARMTCGIEIPLHLPAGYSLGVYQVDYRGFAHLDDKQRAELQVNYGIGSGERNRGRRFHRDVKGVYDGDFTFNERLKGGILKRMGCGNEAVLNFAATLTLQSKRGASSGTMTLDSVDGAPAGGLAFGLDMKKCDG, from the coding sequence ATGTCCATGAAACGATTGGCCGCCCTTGGCCTTGTGACGCTCGCCGGCGTGTCGAGCGCGTTCGCCGATTCAGACGACAGAGAGCGACGCGAGAAACAGAAAGAGGTCCGCGCGCTGAGAGGGCGCGTGGTTGAAAGCCAGGGCTGCCCGGCTGGCACGTTCAACATCGTGACCTCACCAGACGGCGGGGCGATCAGCGTGCTGTTCGACAATTTCGCGGTCAACGGCACGGAAGCGAACGGCGGCTTTGCGCGCATGACATGCGGGATCGAGATCCCCTTGCATCTGCCGGCGGGTTATTCGCTGGGTGTGTATCAAGTTGACTATCGCGGGTTTGCGCATCTCGACGATAAGCAGCGCGCGGAGCTGCAGGTCAACTACGGCATCGGCTCTGGCGAACGTAACCGCGGCCGCCGATTCCACCGCGACGTCAAGGGCGTTTACGATGGCGATTTCACTTTCAACGAACGGCTGAAGGGCGGCATCTTGAAGCGCATGGGCTGCGGCAACGAGGCTGTGCTCAACTTCGCGGCGACGCTGACGCTGCAGTCAAAGCGCGGCGCGAGCTCCGGCACGATGACGCTCGACTCCGTGGACGGCGCGCCGGCGGGCGGGCTCGCATTCGGGCTCGATATGAAGAAGTGCGACGGGTGA
- a CDS encoding integrase core domain-containing protein, translating to MDGIAAINLFTVPTVNYRELYALAIIDLKRRRLVLLTTTSHLTAEWLAQQINEAFPWDTARRYLIRDTDAKFGQLFKRRLSSCGIRDRPVAPRSPWQNGYAERVIGSIRRKCLDHVIVWNVSHLRAVLSE from the coding sequence ATGGATGGGATCGCAGCGATAAATCTCTTCACGGTCCCAACTGTGAACTATCGAGAGCTATACGCCCTCGCGATCATCGATCTGAAGCGAAGGCGTCTGGTTCTGCTGACGACAACGTCTCACCTAACCGCAGAATGGCTCGCTCAGCAGATCAACGAAGCCTTTCCATGGGACACGGCGCGACGGTATCTAATCCGAGACACCGACGCCAAGTTTGGACAGTTGTTCAAACGTCGGCTGAGCAGCTGTGGCATCCGAGACAGACCAGTCGCGCCTCGCAGTCCCTGGCAAAACGGATATGCAGAACGCGTCATTGGATCCATCCGACGAAAATGCCTGGACCACGTCATTGTATGGAATGTGTCCCATCTGCGTGCCGTACTTTCCGAATAG
- a CDS encoding GIY-YIG nuclease family protein, which yields MLRMNLNDLLAGTGIDTSEVIVFRHRPNEPELRKVLPWLAAEKPELFNAYQQTHSSRVENAMRGAKYVASFIGHEPAKALFVGLYSIGETRTVTREEFWEIPAYAELKPFGMRGFAEEDDRTSVLWFDLTRTDFYEQWKGKLVVGWPPPERSWWRRAHKNAIPVLAIHEESVLDAGVPQWDEINLTWDELRVLPASWRAKLSEWRAIYYIFDTSAGRGYVGSAYGADNILGRWMNYAASGHGGNRLLRQRSADHFQFSILQRVSPDMHAEDIIRIENSWKSRLHTRAPNGFNEN from the coding sequence ATGCTGCGCATGAACCTGAATGACCTTCTTGCCGGCACCGGCATCGACACCAGCGAAGTGATTGTGTTTCGGCACCGGCCAAACGAGCCAGAGTTGAGAAAGGTGTTGCCCTGGCTCGCCGCGGAAAAGCCAGAGTTATTCAACGCCTATCAGCAAACTCACAGCAGTCGGGTTGAGAACGCAATGCGTGGTGCCAAATATGTGGCATCGTTCATTGGACATGAGCCGGCGAAAGCATTGTTTGTTGGTCTCTATTCAATCGGAGAGACGCGAACAGTGACGCGTGAAGAGTTTTGGGAAATTCCGGCGTACGCCGAACTCAAACCGTTCGGCATGAGAGGCTTTGCAGAGGAAGACGATCGGACTTCCGTCCTCTGGTTCGATCTCACGCGTACCGACTTCTATGAGCAATGGAAGGGTAAGCTGGTTGTTGGTTGGCCGCCGCCGGAGCGATCGTGGTGGCGGCGCGCCCACAAAAACGCCATTCCGGTACTCGCGATCCATGAGGAAAGCGTCCTCGATGCGGGAGTGCCCCAGTGGGATGAAATCAATCTGACGTGGGACGAACTTCGTGTTCTGCCGGCAAGCTGGCGGGCCAAGCTCTCCGAATGGCGTGCTATATACTACATCTTCGATACCTCTGCCGGGCGAGGCTACGTTGGCTCAGCCTATGGCGCAGACAACATTCTTGGCCGATGGATGAACTACGCAGCCTCCGGCCACGGAGGCAACCGCCTCCTTCGTCAGCGCAGTGCAGATCATTTCCAATTCAGCATCCTGCAACGCGTCTCCCCGGACATGCATGCGGAGGACATAATTCGAATTGAGAACTCTTGGAAATCTCGTTTGCATACGCGCGCGCCAAACGGGTTCAACGAAAACTAG